The following proteins are co-located in the Seriola aureovittata isolate HTS-2021-v1 ecotype China chromosome 7, ASM2101889v1, whole genome shotgun sequence genome:
- the LOC130172298 gene encoding protein MTSS 1-like isoform X1 has protein sequence MEAVIEKECSALGGLFQTVIGDMKSSYPIWEDFITKAGKLQSQLRATVVAVAAFLDAFQKVADLATNSRGGTRDIGSALTRMCMRHRSIEVKLKQFSMGFLEGLINPLQEQMEEWKRGVNTLDKDHAKEYKRARQEIKKKSSDTLKLQKKAKKADNLGRGDIQPQLDSAMQDVSDKYILLEETEKQALRKALIEERQRFCCFVAMLRPVVDEEISMLGEVTHLQAISDDLKALTSDPHKLPPASEQVILDLKGSDYGWSYQTPPSSPSTTMSRKSSMCSSLNSVNSSDSRGSSGSHSHSPSSSSSSSSSHHLFHHHHPRHRYRSSTLPQQAPARLSSISSHDSGFISSSQDQYMSSKSSSPMPAETKPCPSSSSSEVSETGQLHSDCSSPPSLAAASAPQHTTDKLSNGFDHYSPASSPYLHSNGGSLGSMSGTAFPFLPTSSSSSTSSCPTRSWSRPASALLPDYPHYCTMSSPMVPSSRVPSWKDWAKPGPYDQPMVNTLRRKKDKESPAVIDSNSSMNSDPSSGPASILMSTPAPAALQTPSSSASVEERSRHVASPLKAGDIEAHEELALALSRGLELDTQRSSRDSIQCSSGYSTQTNTPCCSEDTIPSQVSDYDYFSMAGDQEPEQQQSDFDKSSTIPRNSDISQSYRRMFQTKRPASTAGLPSTQAPYPGQGVYPAGPYPPTPIHTTYPSTPPGAYPPTPTGPCSGQGYYSGSSPHNASGSYSTGHGPVIVTPGVATIRRTPSSKPSARRSGSIVGTGPIPIRTPVIPVKIPTVPDMSGAVNGSRSAEEMGGGGEGGEESPDSPTFAGVEDAGTLPVMSWSGQATTNPPTIPLPNQLTQQHLQSETGLEGGGEEAGEGGDGNMLVAIRKGVKLKRTLTNDRSAPRIA, from the exons GTGGGACCAGAGACATTGGATCAGCGCTGACCAGGATGTGTATGAGACATCGCAGCATAGAGGTTAAACTCAAACAGTTCTCGAT GGGTTTCTTGGAGGGTCTGATCAACCCACTACAAGAACAGATGGAGGAGTGGAAAAGAGGTGTAAATACTTTGGACAAGGACCATGCTAAAG AGTATAAAAGAGCCCGGCAGGAAATTAAGAAGAAGTCCTCTGACACACTGAAACTACAGAAGAAAGCAAAGAAAg CTGATAATCTAG GTCGCGGTGATATCCAGCCTCAGTTGGACAGCGCCATGCAGGATGTCAGTGATAAATACATTCTgctggaagagacagagaaacaggccCTGAGGAAGGCTCTGatagaggagagacagaggttcTGCTGTTTTGTAGCCATGCTGCGACCTGTAGTG GATGAAGAGATTTCTATGTTGGGAGAGGTCACTCATCTCCAGGCCATCTCTGATGACCTCAAAGCCCTGACCTCCGACCCACACAAGCTTCCCCCTGCTAGTGAACAG GTGATCTTGGACCTGAAGGGCTCAGACTATGGCTGGTCATATCAAACTCCGCCCTCATCCCCAAGCACCACTATGTCCAGGAAGTCTAGCATGTGCAG TAGTCTGAACAGCGTTAACAGTAGTGACTCCAGGGGATCCAGTGGCTCTCACTCTcattctccttcctcctcttcttcctcctcttcctcacaccACCTCTTCCACCACCATCACCCCCGCCATCGGTACCGTAGCTCCACGCTACCGCAGCAGGCCCCAGCTCGGCTCTCTAGCATCTCCTCCCACGACTCGGGCTTCATCTCTTCATCACAAGACCAATACATGTCGTCCAAATCATCCTCGCCTATGCCAGCTGAAACAAAG CCTTGTCCCAGTTCCAGCTCCTCTGAGGTGTCAGAGACTGGGCAGCTTCACAGTGACTGCAGCTCCCCCCCTTCTCTAGCTGCTGCTAGTGCACCTCAGCACACTACTGACAAG TTGTCCAATGGTTTTGACCACTACAGTCCGGCCAGTTCCCCCTACCTGCATAGCAATGGGGGGAGTTTGGGCTCAATGTCAGGCACTGCCTTCCCATTCCTCCCtacttcatcctcatcttccacctcctcctgccccACTCGTTCATGGTCACGTCCCGCCTCAGCGTTGCTGCCAGACTACCCTCACTACTGCACGATGAGCTCCCCCATGGTGCCTTCATCTCGAGTTCCCAGTTGGAAG GACTGGGCAAAACCAGGGCCTTATGACCAGCCCATGGTCAACACACtaaggaggaagaaagacaaggagagCCCAGCTGTAATAGACAGTAATAGTAGTATGAACAGTGACCCATCCTCAGGCCCAGCCTCAATCTTGATGTCAACACCGGCTCCCGCTGCGCTACAAACACCAAGTTCATCGGCCTCAGTGGAAGAGAGGAGCAGGCATGTGGCTTCACCTCTCAAG GCTGGTGATATTGAGGCCCACGAGGAACTGGCTCTGGCCTTATCCAGAGGTCTGGAGCTGGACACCCAGAGGTCCAGTAGAGACTCCATCCAGTGCTCCAGTGGCTACAGCACGCAGACCAACACACCCTGCTGCTCTGAAGACACTATACCTTCACAAG TATCAGATTATGACTATTTCTCAATGGCTGGAGATCAGGagcctgagcagcagcagtctgactTTGACAAGTCCTCCACCATCCCCAGAAACAGTGACATCAGTCAGTCCTACCGACGCATGTTCCAGACCAAGCGCCCAGCCTCTACAGCCGGCCTGCCCAGCACACAGGCTCCTTACCCCGGCCAGGGGGTCTACCCTGCAGGGCCCTATCCCCCAACACCTATCCACACAACTTATCCATCTACCCCTCCTGGGGCTTATCCTCCTACCCCTACAG GCCCGTGTTCAGGTCAGGGATATTACTCAGGATCCAGCCCCCATAATGCCTCTGGCTCCTATTCTACAGGCCATGGTCCAGTTATCGTCACCCCAGGGGTTGCTACAATTCGCCGCACCCCCTCTTCAAAACCTTCCGCTCGCCGTTCAGGCTCCATTGTAGGTACAGGCCCCATCCCTATTCGTACACCTGTCATCCCAGTAAAAATCCCAACGGTGCCTGACATGTCAGGAGCAGTTAATGGGAGCAGGAGTGCAgaggagatgggaggaggaggagagggtggagaAGAAAGCCCAGATTCTCCAACATTCGCAGGAGTGGAGGATGCTGGCACACTGCCTGTGATGTCCTGGAGTGGTCAAGCTACGACCAACCCTCCCACCATCCCCCTACCCAACCAGCTGACCCAGCAGCACCTTCAGAGTGAGACTGGgctggaaggaggaggagaggaagctggAGAAGGCGGAGATGGAAACATGCTGGTGGCCATACGCAAGGGGGTCAAGCTCAAGAGAACGCTCACCAACGATCGCTCCGCACCGCGCATtgcatga
- the LOC130172298 gene encoding protein MTSS 1-like isoform X6, which translates to MEAVIEKECSALGGLFQTVIGDMKSSYPIWEDFITKAGKLQSQLRATVVAVAAFLDAFQKVADLATNSRGGTRDIGSALTRMCMRHRSIEVKLKQFSMGFLEGLINPLQEQMEEWKRGVNTLDKDHAKEYKRARQEIKKKSSDTLKLQKKAKKADNLGRGDIQPQLDSAMQDVSDKYILLEETEKQALRKALIEERQRFCCFVAMLRPVVDEEISMLGEVTHLQAISDDLKALTSDPHKLPPASEQVILDLKGSDYGWSYQTPPSSPSTTMSRKSSMCSSLNSVNSSDSRGSSGSHSHSPSSSSSSSSSHHLFHHHHPRHRYRSSTLPQQAPARLSSISSHDSGFISSSQDQYMSSKSSSPMPAETKPCPSSSSSEVSETGQLHSDCSSPPSLAAASAPQHTTDKDWAKPGPYDQPMVNTLRRKKDKESPAVIDSNSSMNSDPSSGPASILMSTPAPAALQTPSSSASVEERSRHVASPLKAGDIEAHEELALALSRGLELDTQRSSRDSIQCSSGYSTQTNTPCCSEDTIPSQVSDYDYFSMAGDQEPEQQQSDFDKSSTIPRNSDISQSYRRMFQTKRPASTAGLPSTQAPYPGQGVYPAGPYPPTPIHTTYPSTPPGAYPPTPTGPCSGQGYYSGSSPHNASGSYSTGHGPVIVTPGVATIRRTPSSKPSARRSGSIVGTGPIPIRTPVIPVKIPTVPDMSGAVNGSRSAEEMGGGGEGGEESPDSPTFAGVEDAGTLPVMSWSGQATTNPPTIPLPNQLTQQHLQSETGLEGGGEEAGEGGDGNMLVAIRKGVKLKRTLTNDRSAPRIA; encoded by the exons GTGGGACCAGAGACATTGGATCAGCGCTGACCAGGATGTGTATGAGACATCGCAGCATAGAGGTTAAACTCAAACAGTTCTCGAT GGGTTTCTTGGAGGGTCTGATCAACCCACTACAAGAACAGATGGAGGAGTGGAAAAGAGGTGTAAATACTTTGGACAAGGACCATGCTAAAG AGTATAAAAGAGCCCGGCAGGAAATTAAGAAGAAGTCCTCTGACACACTGAAACTACAGAAGAAAGCAAAGAAAg CTGATAATCTAG GTCGCGGTGATATCCAGCCTCAGTTGGACAGCGCCATGCAGGATGTCAGTGATAAATACATTCTgctggaagagacagagaaacaggccCTGAGGAAGGCTCTGatagaggagagacagaggttcTGCTGTTTTGTAGCCATGCTGCGACCTGTAGTG GATGAAGAGATTTCTATGTTGGGAGAGGTCACTCATCTCCAGGCCATCTCTGATGACCTCAAAGCCCTGACCTCCGACCCACACAAGCTTCCCCCTGCTAGTGAACAG GTGATCTTGGACCTGAAGGGCTCAGACTATGGCTGGTCATATCAAACTCCGCCCTCATCCCCAAGCACCACTATGTCCAGGAAGTCTAGCATGTGCAG TAGTCTGAACAGCGTTAACAGTAGTGACTCCAGGGGATCCAGTGGCTCTCACTCTcattctccttcctcctcttcttcctcctcttcctcacaccACCTCTTCCACCACCATCACCCCCGCCATCGGTACCGTAGCTCCACGCTACCGCAGCAGGCCCCAGCTCGGCTCTCTAGCATCTCCTCCCACGACTCGGGCTTCATCTCTTCATCACAAGACCAATACATGTCGTCCAAATCATCCTCGCCTATGCCAGCTGAAACAAAG CCTTGTCCCAGTTCCAGCTCCTCTGAGGTGTCAGAGACTGGGCAGCTTCACAGTGACTGCAGCTCCCCCCCTTCTCTAGCTGCTGCTAGTGCACCTCAGCACACTACTGACAAG GACTGGGCAAAACCAGGGCCTTATGACCAGCCCATGGTCAACACACtaaggaggaagaaagacaaggagagCCCAGCTGTAATAGACAGTAATAGTAGTATGAACAGTGACCCATCCTCAGGCCCAGCCTCAATCTTGATGTCAACACCGGCTCCCGCTGCGCTACAAACACCAAGTTCATCGGCCTCAGTGGAAGAGAGGAGCAGGCATGTGGCTTCACCTCTCAAG GCTGGTGATATTGAGGCCCACGAGGAACTGGCTCTGGCCTTATCCAGAGGTCTGGAGCTGGACACCCAGAGGTCCAGTAGAGACTCCATCCAGTGCTCCAGTGGCTACAGCACGCAGACCAACACACCCTGCTGCTCTGAAGACACTATACCTTCACAAG TATCAGATTATGACTATTTCTCAATGGCTGGAGATCAGGagcctgagcagcagcagtctgactTTGACAAGTCCTCCACCATCCCCAGAAACAGTGACATCAGTCAGTCCTACCGACGCATGTTCCAGACCAAGCGCCCAGCCTCTACAGCCGGCCTGCCCAGCACACAGGCTCCTTACCCCGGCCAGGGGGTCTACCCTGCAGGGCCCTATCCCCCAACACCTATCCACACAACTTATCCATCTACCCCTCCTGGGGCTTATCCTCCTACCCCTACAG GCCCGTGTTCAGGTCAGGGATATTACTCAGGATCCAGCCCCCATAATGCCTCTGGCTCCTATTCTACAGGCCATGGTCCAGTTATCGTCACCCCAGGGGTTGCTACAATTCGCCGCACCCCCTCTTCAAAACCTTCCGCTCGCCGTTCAGGCTCCATTGTAGGTACAGGCCCCATCCCTATTCGTACACCTGTCATCCCAGTAAAAATCCCAACGGTGCCTGACATGTCAGGAGCAGTTAATGGGAGCAGGAGTGCAgaggagatgggaggaggaggagagggtggagaAGAAAGCCCAGATTCTCCAACATTCGCAGGAGTGGAGGATGCTGGCACACTGCCTGTGATGTCCTGGAGTGGTCAAGCTACGACCAACCCTCCCACCATCCCCCTACCCAACCAGCTGACCCAGCAGCACCTTCAGAGTGAGACTGGgctggaaggaggaggagaggaagctggAGAAGGCGGAGATGGAAACATGCTGGTGGCCATACGCAAGGGGGTCAAGCTCAAGAGAACGCTCACCAACGATCGCTCCGCACCGCGCATtgcatga
- the LOC130172298 gene encoding protein MTSS 1-like isoform X7, producing MCMRHRSIEVKLKQFSMGFLEGLINPLQEQMEEWKRGVNTLDKDHAKEYKRARQEIKKKSSDTLKLQKKAKKADNLGRGDIQPQLDSAMQDVSDKYILLEETEKQALRKALIEERQRFCCFVAMLRPVVDEEISMLGEVTHLQAISDDLKALTSDPHKLPPASEQVILDLKGSDYGWSYQTPPSSPSTTMSRKSSMCSSLNSVNSSDSRGSSGSHSHSPSSSSSSSSSHHLFHHHHPRHRYRSSTLPQQAPARLSSISSHDSGFISSSQDQYMSSKSSSPMPAETKPCPSSSSSEVSETGQLHSDCSSPPSLAAASAPQHTTDKLSNGFDHYSPASSPYLHSNGGSLGSMSGTAFPFLPTSSSSSTSSCPTRSWSRPASALLPDYPHYCTMSSPMVPSSRVPSWKDWAKPGPYDQPMVNTLRRKKDKESPAVIDSNSSMNSDPSSGPASILMSTPAPAALQTPSSSASVEERSRHVASPLKAGDIEAHEELALALSRGLELDTQRSSRDSIQCSSGYSTQTNTPCCSEDTIPSQVSDYDYFSMAGDQEPEQQQSDFDKSSTIPRNSDISQSYRRMFQTKRPASTAGLPSTQAPYPGQGVYPAGPYPPTPIHTTYPSTPPGAYPPTPTGPCSGQGYYSGSSPHNASGSYSTGHGPVIVTPGVATIRRTPSSKPSARRSGSIVGTGPIPIRTPVIPVKIPTVPDMSGAVNGSRSAEEMGGGGEGGEESPDSPTFAGVEDAGTLPVMSWSGQATTNPPTIPLPNQLTQQHLQSETGLEGGGEEAGEGGDGNMLVAIRKGVKLKRTLTNDRSAPRIA from the exons ATGTGTATGAGACATCGCAGCATAGAGGTTAAACTCAAACAGTTCTCGAT GGGTTTCTTGGAGGGTCTGATCAACCCACTACAAGAACAGATGGAGGAGTGGAAAAGAGGTGTAAATACTTTGGACAAGGACCATGCTAAAG AGTATAAAAGAGCCCGGCAGGAAATTAAGAAGAAGTCCTCTGACACACTGAAACTACAGAAGAAAGCAAAGAAAg CTGATAATCTAG GTCGCGGTGATATCCAGCCTCAGTTGGACAGCGCCATGCAGGATGTCAGTGATAAATACATTCTgctggaagagacagagaaacaggccCTGAGGAAGGCTCTGatagaggagagacagaggttcTGCTGTTTTGTAGCCATGCTGCGACCTGTAGTG GATGAAGAGATTTCTATGTTGGGAGAGGTCACTCATCTCCAGGCCATCTCTGATGACCTCAAAGCCCTGACCTCCGACCCACACAAGCTTCCCCCTGCTAGTGAACAG GTGATCTTGGACCTGAAGGGCTCAGACTATGGCTGGTCATATCAAACTCCGCCCTCATCCCCAAGCACCACTATGTCCAGGAAGTCTAGCATGTGCAG TAGTCTGAACAGCGTTAACAGTAGTGACTCCAGGGGATCCAGTGGCTCTCACTCTcattctccttcctcctcttcttcctcctcttcctcacaccACCTCTTCCACCACCATCACCCCCGCCATCGGTACCGTAGCTCCACGCTACCGCAGCAGGCCCCAGCTCGGCTCTCTAGCATCTCCTCCCACGACTCGGGCTTCATCTCTTCATCACAAGACCAATACATGTCGTCCAAATCATCCTCGCCTATGCCAGCTGAAACAAAG CCTTGTCCCAGTTCCAGCTCCTCTGAGGTGTCAGAGACTGGGCAGCTTCACAGTGACTGCAGCTCCCCCCCTTCTCTAGCTGCTGCTAGTGCACCTCAGCACACTACTGACAAG TTGTCCAATGGTTTTGACCACTACAGTCCGGCCAGTTCCCCCTACCTGCATAGCAATGGGGGGAGTTTGGGCTCAATGTCAGGCACTGCCTTCCCATTCCTCCCtacttcatcctcatcttccacctcctcctgccccACTCGTTCATGGTCACGTCCCGCCTCAGCGTTGCTGCCAGACTACCCTCACTACTGCACGATGAGCTCCCCCATGGTGCCTTCATCTCGAGTTCCCAGTTGGAAG GACTGGGCAAAACCAGGGCCTTATGACCAGCCCATGGTCAACACACtaaggaggaagaaagacaaggagagCCCAGCTGTAATAGACAGTAATAGTAGTATGAACAGTGACCCATCCTCAGGCCCAGCCTCAATCTTGATGTCAACACCGGCTCCCGCTGCGCTACAAACACCAAGTTCATCGGCCTCAGTGGAAGAGAGGAGCAGGCATGTGGCTTCACCTCTCAAG GCTGGTGATATTGAGGCCCACGAGGAACTGGCTCTGGCCTTATCCAGAGGTCTGGAGCTGGACACCCAGAGGTCCAGTAGAGACTCCATCCAGTGCTCCAGTGGCTACAGCACGCAGACCAACACACCCTGCTGCTCTGAAGACACTATACCTTCACAAG TATCAGATTATGACTATTTCTCAATGGCTGGAGATCAGGagcctgagcagcagcagtctgactTTGACAAGTCCTCCACCATCCCCAGAAACAGTGACATCAGTCAGTCCTACCGACGCATGTTCCAGACCAAGCGCCCAGCCTCTACAGCCGGCCTGCCCAGCACACAGGCTCCTTACCCCGGCCAGGGGGTCTACCCTGCAGGGCCCTATCCCCCAACACCTATCCACACAACTTATCCATCTACCCCTCCTGGGGCTTATCCTCCTACCCCTACAG GCCCGTGTTCAGGTCAGGGATATTACTCAGGATCCAGCCCCCATAATGCCTCTGGCTCCTATTCTACAGGCCATGGTCCAGTTATCGTCACCCCAGGGGTTGCTACAATTCGCCGCACCCCCTCTTCAAAACCTTCCGCTCGCCGTTCAGGCTCCATTGTAGGTACAGGCCCCATCCCTATTCGTACACCTGTCATCCCAGTAAAAATCCCAACGGTGCCTGACATGTCAGGAGCAGTTAATGGGAGCAGGAGTGCAgaggagatgggaggaggaggagagggtggagaAGAAAGCCCAGATTCTCCAACATTCGCAGGAGTGGAGGATGCTGGCACACTGCCTGTGATGTCCTGGAGTGGTCAAGCTACGACCAACCCTCCCACCATCCCCCTACCCAACCAGCTGACCCAGCAGCACCTTCAGAGTGAGACTGGgctggaaggaggaggagaggaagctggAGAAGGCGGAGATGGAAACATGCTGGTGGCCATACGCAAGGGGGTCAAGCTCAAGAGAACGCTCACCAACGATCGCTCCGCACCGCGCATtgcatga